GTTTTTATTCTTGTTGTGATAACCTGATAGTAAACATAGCTGTGGGGAATATCCccgatttaatttaaattatgttgcACTTCCAATTCACTTAATACTTAATAGTTGCTTTTTCACTTTGGTGGCTGTGGTTTTTATGCtgcttttctcttttgttcATATGGGAGGGGGGCTTCTTCTTCTAATGTTATATGAAACCAATTGATCAGTGATACTTTAGTCATCAATCCATCTGAAAAATTTACTCCTGATGAATAATTTGTGGTTTTATGTTTCAAACCTTCATTTGTTTGTATGTGGTTTCAACTAACTAAATGGATAACTTGTTTTGTGCATGTTTTCAGAATAACTAAATGGATCACTTGTCTTGTATGGTCGTTATCATGTGTACTGATCTTTAAATTCTTTCTTACTATTCAGGCATCAGCAGAGAGTTTCGTGTTGTTAGAGACAACAGagtaaatcatatatataaagaagTAACGCCTCTTTCACAGCAGCACTCAACATCTGTCACTGAGCAGTTAAATGTAAACATATCTGATAAGGGGTATGCTctgaattttagtttttatggaTTTAAAAGGTTTGAATGATTGCCCTTTGCCCCTTTGCATATCCAGTGTCAGTAGTTGTGCATATATCCCTTGCTTTCTAGCCTGACAAATAAATTTGGgttatgtttttttgttgagAACTTCTGTGTGAGAGGTCATAAGAAAGTCTGCATACCTGAGCCCTGAAAACAATTAGTAGAAGATTGCTTAACTAATACACATGACATGAATCCCAAGGTTAGATACATGTAAACTGATGCAAGGTTTGCTGCCACATATAGAAAGTTAAGTGTTTATGTTTAACAGAATGAGATAGAAATGAATCAAATGGTGAGAAGAGTAAACCCATCTTGATAAGATAATAAtagactaaatttaaatttgttaattgtaTTTCACTATTTCTATCCAATGTAGTCCAATGTGAAAGGGGTGCCATTAAGGTACTGGTGGTTTATAACTTTGAAGTGAGAGGCACCGAAATGCACATGTCTTTCTAAAGAAATACTTTAAAGATTTTGAAAGTATTATACTACATTAAAAACAGAGTCTTGCTCTGTTTCCTCCATAAAACAGAAAATGGATTGTTTCTACTCTGTATGTGGATCAGATAGCATCATCATCATAGCATGAGGAATTTTGTCTGATAATAGATCACTGTTTTGATGTATTGATAGTTTTAGATAATTGAATATTGTAATTATCTTTGTTACAGCTCATCAATTTCCACCAATCATAGGTCATCTGGCTCTAGGAATTCGTCTCAAGCTTCAAATGGTCCTTCTGATTCACATGCTAGATACGCGCCAAAAACCATTGACAGAAAAATTGTATATGAGGATAAGGATAAGCAAGGCATGATTTCAAATGCAGCAGGACGGGTGCAACCAATTAAGCCTAACAGCGTCCATCAAAATTCTGCCTTGGTGGCATCAACCAGTTCTGCTGTTGGGGTGTATTCCTCTTCAACAGATCCAGTTCATGTGCCCTCTCCTGATTCTAGATCACCAGGTGTTGTTGGAGCCATTAGGCGTGAAGTTGGGTTTGTTGGTGTTCGGCGACAGTCTTCAGACAACAAAGCAAAGCAATCATTTGCTCCTAGTAGCCCTCATGTTGTGGGTAAAGATGGTACATCTGCAGATTCTTTTCAATCAGTTGGGGCTGTCTCAAAGACTGAACAATTTAGTCAAACTAATGTAACTGAACCTTCATTATCTGGTATGCCAGTTAGCAGACCGTCGCTGAACAACCAGCATAATAATAGGCCACATCAACAACTTGTGGGACATCAAAGAGGTATATATCTTTGAAATGGCACTaccaaattatgattttaatctaaattttcaAGGGTAAGGTATATCAAGCATTTTATATTTCAGTCAAAACGAAGGTTTATGTTAGTAATCCAAAACAATTGAGTGGGATAACTTGTTGTGCATTTGTTTAAGCTGTGTTTTTTTACCCGTGTCAGAGATCTTTGCTTATTGAAATGTATATAGTGACCCATTTTATGCTTTTatctttgtatttttatttgattgaagaACTTATAATTGTAAAACTATTAATTTCCTTATTCACATCAATGAGATGAGATAATTTTTATGtagatttcttttttattgtttgccATTTATATCCATGCCTAGAAATTTGATGAGTTTTGATGCAGTTTCTCAGCAAAATAAAGAATGGAAGCCTAAATCAAGCCAGAAGCCAAACTGTAATAATAGTCCTGGAGTAATAGGAACCCCAAAAAaggctgctgctgctgcttcaCCTCCAGCAGAAAATTCTGGAGATATAGAATCAAATACTGTAGAGCTTCAAGATAAACTTTCCCAAGTAAATATATATGAGAACCAAAATGTGATTATAGCACAGCATATTCGAGTTCCAGAGACTGATCGCTGTCGGCTTACATTTGGTACCATTGGGACTGAACTTGATTCTTCAAGGCCTCAATCTAAGTATCACATTATAGGAGCTTCTGAAAAATCAAATGAGGAATTGACTGCAAGGTTGGCATTCTTGTCTTGCctgtttattttatgttgaaGAGTTAATATTTTGGCCTTGGCGGTGATAGCTATGCAATTCATACTTATTTACTGAATTTCTTTGTAAGTTTGATATTATTTTGGATGTGACATTTTCATATGGTTTAGAAAATATTTCTTCAGACATATATTATGTTCTGTTCACACACAGCTAACAAGTACATAATAGTTAGTATGCGTTTCCCATAAAACAAGATGTAATGTTATTGAACATTTGATGTCAGCTTGACAGTACCTGCTCCAGAGTTGTCCACTGATGATGTTTCTGGGAGCAAACAGGTGGACTTGCGGGATGAACACATTAGAAGTTTGGGGTCAGACTCTCCAGTATCTGGTGCTACTTCTGAGCAACAATTGCCTGACAACAAAGACTCTTCAAACACTAAGAATCTGGACAATTATGCCAATATTGGATTAGTTCGTGATAGTAGTCCATCCTATGCACCTTCAGAACAGCAGCAACAAGATTCTCATGATATGCCAGGCTTTGCGGTTAGTGAATCCTACGAAATCTGTCTTAGGTTATATGCTGTTGAACTTTTCCTTATGGTCTATGCTAAGTTAAGTTGTGCAATTCATGGTAGTATGGCCTTGGCAATGAGGGGTTGCATAACAAAACCTCTGGTCAGGTATTGTGCCTGTATGGTTCAATTGGCAAGTCCCATCGATCATTATATGTTGTGAAGAATCTGCACAATGTTGAAACCATAGATATTCACTAGTCAGTGCAGATTCTGCAAAACATATGATCAATGTCACTTACCACGCAAACCATACAGGCACATACCTGGcaggttttttaattaaaattcagaAATTGTCACCTAATGATTGTGTCAGTGCAATGATTGCCAAATAGAATTATCCTATATACTTGAATCGGTTACACCATTTGTCTATTGTATAATAAGGCCATGCCAATGgccataggcaatttgtgaagggaggCCTGCCATGGCGGTGCCATAAGGCACAATGGTGTGTTTATATGGTGGAATTTCAGCCATCCGCCATTGGTAACACTGATAATGTGTATGAAATTAAACATATTAGACATCTTTGTTGAAGTGTTAGTGTTACTtgatgttataaaaataaaatatgtatttgtttTGTGCCTTGTCTTTCCATCCTCACTTTTAAATTCCAAACAGGCTTACGATTCTCCAGCTGGTTATGACATTCCTTACTTCAGACCCACAATTGATGAAACAGTACGAGGGCAGGG
The Glycine max cultivar Williams 82 chromosome 16, Glycine_max_v4.0, whole genome shotgun sequence genome window above contains:
- the LOC100806038 gene encoding uncharacterized protein isoform X3, whose translation is MVPGSKTEGGGTGTTHLLSARVRKTIQSIKEIVGNHSDADIYVALKEANMDPNETTQKLLNQDPFHEVKRRRDRKKETQNVGNRGQPSADSRRPSENNSGQGMKFHTHSERNVRRTNYSRSTFPGISREFRVVRDNRVNHIYKEVTPLSQQHSTSVTEQLNVNISDKGSSISTNHRSSGSRNSSQASNGPSDSHARYAPKTIDRKIVYEDKDKQGMISNAAGRVQPIKPNSVHQNSALVASTSSAVGVYSSSTDPVHVPSPDSRSPGVVGAIRREVGFVGVRRQSSDNKAKQSFAPSSPHVVGKDVSRPSLNNQHNNRPHQQLVGHQRVSQQNKEWKPKSSQKPNCNNSPGVIGTPKKAAAAASPPAENSGDIESNTVELQDKLSQVNIYENQNVIIAQHIRVPETDRCRLTFGTIGTELDSSRPQSKYHIIGASEKSNEELTASLTVPAPELSTDDVSGSKQVDLRDEHIRSLGSDSPVSGATSEQQLPDNKDSSNTKNLDNYANIGLVRDSSPSYAPSEQQQQDSHDMPGFAAYDSPAGYDIPYFRPTIDETVRGQGLSSPQEALISHPTNTPASTIAMVQQQQPPVPQMYPQVHVSHFANLMPYRQFLSPVYVPPMAMPGYSSNPPYPHPTNGSSYLLMPGGGSHLNANNLKYGVQQFKPVPAGSPTGFGNFANPTGYAMITPGVVGGATALEDSSRVKYKDNLYVPNPQAETSEIWLQNPRDHPGMQSTPYYNMPGQTPHAAYMPSHTGHASFNGATAQSSHMQFPGMYHTPPQPAAMASPHHLGPPAIGNNVGVGVAAAAPGAQVGAYQQPQLGHINWTTNF
- the LOC100806038 gene encoding uncharacterized protein isoform X2 — protein: MVPGSKTEGGGTGTTHLLSARVRKTIQSIKEIVGNHSDADIYVALKEANMDPNETTQKLLNQDPFHEVKRRRDRKKETQNVGNRGQPSADSRRPSENNSGQGMKFHTHSERNVRRTNYSRSTFPGISREFRVVRDNRVNHIYKEVTPLSQQHSTSVTEQLNVNISDKGSSGSRNSSQASNGPSDSHARYAPKTIDRKIVYEDKDKQGMISNAAGRVQPIKPNSVHQNSALVASTSSAVGVYSSSTDPVHVPSPDSRSPGVVGAIRREVGFVGVRRQSSDNKAKQSFAPSSPHVVGKDGTSADSFQSVGAVSKTEQFSQTNVTEPSLSGMPVSRPSLNNQHNNRPHQQLVGHQRVSQQNKEWKPKSSQKPNCNNSPGVIGTPKKAAAAASPPAENSGDIESNTVELQDKLSQVNIYENQNVIIAQHIRVPETDRCRLTFGTIGTELDSSRPQSKYHIIGASEKSNEELTASLTVPAPELSTDDVSGSKQVDLRDEHIRSLGSDSPVSGATSEQQLPDNKDSSNTKNLDNYANIGLVRDSSPSYAPSEQQQQDSHDMPGFAAYDSPAGYDIPYFRPTIDETVRGQGLSSPQEALISHPTNTPASTIAMVQQQQPPVPQMYPQVHVSHFANLMPYRQFLSPVYVPPMAMPGYSSNPPYPHPTNGSSYLLMPGGGSHLNANNLKYGVQQFKPVPAGSPTGFGNFANPTGYAMITPGVVGGATALEDSSRVKYKDNLYVPNPQAETSEIWLQNPRDHPGMQSTPYYNMPGQTPHAAYMPSHTGHASFNGATAQSSHMQFPGMYHTPPQPAAMASPHHLGPPAIGNNVGVGVAAAAPGAQVGAYQQPQLGHINWTTNF
- the LOC100806038 gene encoding uncharacterized protein isoform X1; the protein is MVPGSKTEGGGTGTTHLLSARVRKTIQSIKEIVGNHSDADIYVALKEANMDPNETTQKLLNQDPFHEVKRRRDRKKETQNVGNRGQPSADSRRPSENNSGQGMKFHTHSERNVRRTNYSRSTFPGISREFRVVRDNRVNHIYKEVTPLSQQHSTSVTEQLNVNISDKGSSISTNHRSSGSRNSSQASNGPSDSHARYAPKTIDRKIVYEDKDKQGMISNAAGRVQPIKPNSVHQNSALVASTSSAVGVYSSSTDPVHVPSPDSRSPGVVGAIRREVGFVGVRRQSSDNKAKQSFAPSSPHVVGKDGTSADSFQSVGAVSKTEQFSQTNVTEPSLSGMPVSRPSLNNQHNNRPHQQLVGHQRVSQQNKEWKPKSSQKPNCNNSPGVIGTPKKAAAAASPPAENSGDIESNTVELQDKLSQVNIYENQNVIIAQHIRVPETDRCRLTFGTIGTELDSSRPQSKYHIIGASEKSNEELTASLTVPAPELSTDDVSGSKQVDLRDEHIRSLGSDSPVSGATSEQQLPDNKDSSNTKNLDNYANIGLVRDSSPSYAPSEQQQQDSHDMPGFAAYDSPAGYDIPYFRPTIDETVRGQGLSSPQEALISHPTNTPASTIAMVQQQQPPVPQMYPQVHVSHFANLMPYRQFLSPVYVPPMAMPGYSSNPPYPHPTNGSSYLLMPGGGSHLNANNLKYGVQQFKPVPAGSPTGFGNFANPTGYAMITPGVVGGATALEDSSRVKYKDNLYVPNPQAETSEIWLQNPRDHPGMQSTPYYNMPGQTPHAAYMPSHTGHASFNGATAQSSHMQFPGMYHTPPQPAAMASPHHLGPPAIGNNVGVGVAAAAPGAQVGAYQQPQLGHINWTTNF